In a genomic window of Lacrimispora sp. BS-2:
- a CDS encoding glycerol-3-phosphate responsive antiterminator has protein sequence MDQKLYDLIEASPVIAAVKDMEGLKACCEAEDVKVVFVLFGDICNIDSIVKEIKQSGKVVMVHIDLIAGLSSKEIAVDYIKNYTEVDGIISTRPAMIKRAKELSLYTTLRVFILDSMAFENIEKQVSQVRPDIIEILPGLMPKMIRRVSHLVKVPVIAGGLISEKEDVMAALLAGAISVSSTNQDVWKL, from the coding sequence ATGGATCAGAAATTATACGACCTGATTGAGGCAAGCCCGGTGATCGCAGCCGTTAAGGATATGGAGGGCCTAAAGGCCTGCTGCGAGGCGGAAGATGTAAAAGTAGTTTTTGTTCTGTTTGGCGATATCTGCAATATAGATTCTATTGTAAAAGAGATCAAGCAGTCAGGCAAGGTTGTAATGGTACATATCGATCTGATTGCGGGGCTCAGCAGCAAGGAAATTGCTGTGGATTATATCAAAAATTATACGGAAGTGGACGGAATCATTTCGACCAGGCCGGCAATGATTAAGCGTGCCAAGGAGCTGTCGCTGTACACGACGCTGAGAGTTTTTATCCTGGACTCAATGGCGTTTGAGAATATTGAAAAACAGGTGAGTCAGGTACGACCGGATATCATCGAGATTCTGCCGGGGCTGATGCCAAAGATGATCCGGCGGGTCAGCCATCTCGTGAAGGTTCCGGTGATTGCCGGAGGGCTGATCTCGGAGAAGGAGGATGTGATGGCCGCACTGTTGGCGGGGGCCATCTCGGTATCATCCACAAACCAGGATGTGTGGAAGCTTTAA
- a CDS encoding MIP/aquaporin family protein, translating into MLAYIAEFIGTFLLILLGDGVVANVTLNKSGMKGAGSIQITFAWGLAVMLPAFIFGGASGAHFNPALTIALAVDGSLAWNLVPGYVIAQFAGAFLGGCLVYLLFKDQFDATDSAATKLGVFSTGPAVPNTGRNILSEAVGTFVLVFAIKGLSQAGAVPAGVSNLLVFGIIVSIGMSLGGLTGYAINPARDLGPRLAHAVLPIKDKGDSNWGYAPVVIIGPIIGAIAAVLLYGAIPWQ; encoded by the coding sequence ATGTTAGCTTATATTGCTGAGTTTATTGGAACTTTTTTATTGATATTGCTGGGTGATGGAGTTGTAGCCAATGTGACTTTAAACAAATCGGGTATGAAAGGGGCAGGCTCCATTCAGATTACCTTTGCCTGGGGTCTTGCTGTTATGCTTCCTGCATTTATCTTCGGAGGCGCTTCAGGAGCACACTTTAACCCGGCACTGACGATCGCGCTGGCGGTCGACGGCAGCCTCGCCTGGAACCTGGTTCCTGGTTATGTCATCGCACAGTTTGCCGGTGCATTTTTGGGCGGCTGTCTGGTTTACCTCCTGTTTAAGGATCAGTTCGACGCTACGGATTCTGCAGCCACAAAGCTGGGGGTATTCTCAACCGGACCTGCTGTTCCGAACACGGGACGCAATATTTTAAGTGAAGCGGTGGGAACGTTTGTCCTGGTATTTGCAATTAAAGGGCTTTCTCAGGCAGGTGCGGTTCCCGCTGGAGTGAGTAACCTCCTGGTCTTCGGAATCATCGTATCCATCGGTATGTCCTTAGGCGGTCTGACCGGTTATGCCATCAATCCGGCCCGTGACTTGGGTCCCCGTCTGGCCCATGCGGTTCTGCCGATCAAGGATAAGGGCGATTCCAACTGGGGTTATGCACCGGTTGTCATTATCGGTCCTATTATCGGGGCAATTGCAGCGGTGCTTCTGTATGGTGCGATTCCCTGGCAATAA
- a CDS encoding metalloregulator ArsR/SmtB family transcription factor — protein MEKKYIQNAKVLKALSDPKRLRIVDMLSCGELCACSILEKFHITQPTLSHDMKVLMDAGLVKARPEGKWIYYSLNDEHLKAFYQQLGEIFTSSPDCICHRKGGDK, from the coding sequence ATGGAAAAAAAATATATTCAGAATGCCAAAGTCCTTAAGGCTTTGTCCGATCCAAAACGATTACGAATAGTTGATATGCTTTCTTGCGGTGAGCTGTGCGCCTGTAGTATTTTGGAGAAATTTCATATTACCCAGCCAACTCTATCCCATGATATGAAAGTGTTGATGGACGCTGGTTTAGTGAAAGCAAGGCCGGAGGGTAAATGGATTTATTACTCATTGAATGATGAACACCTAAAAGCTTTTTATCAGCAGTTAGGAGAAATATTCACTTCATCCCCCGATTGCATTTGCCATCGTAAAGGTGGTGATAAATAG
- a CDS encoding YHYH domain-containing protein — MNSKVLSRKLRVLAKKVKRIALFIAAILIIGSMETSYSGCIIIAQAHSGRTDSQGGHHDYKNKSGLGSYHYHHGQPAHLHPNGVCPYENGNGASSSKQTSSSTSEKKEESPLNVQDYKLVFDSTFYYNNNSDLQTTIGNNEQKLLEHFVFYGMAEGRKGCSDFDVMIYKDNNIDLAATYGDDFKKYYEHFMECGHNENRIHN; from the coding sequence ATGAATTCAAAAGTTTTAAGTAGGAAGCTGAGAGTTTTAGCAAAAAAGGTTAAACGGATTGCTTTGTTTATTGCTGCAATTCTGATAATTGGGTCTATGGAGACAAGTTATTCTGGTTGCATTATAATTGCACAGGCGCATTCAGGGCGGACAGATTCCCAAGGCGGACATCACGATTATAAAAACAAAAGTGGTTTGGGCAGTTATCATTATCATCATGGTCAGCCAGCCCATTTACATCCAAACGGAGTGTGTCCTTATGAAAATGGTAATGGGGCATCTTCTTCTAAGCAGACCTCTAGTTCAACATCGGAAAAGAAAGAGGAGTCACCTTTAAATGTTCAGGATTATAAGCTGGTATTTGACTCAACCTTCTATTATAATAATAATTCAGATCTGCAGACTACGATAGGAAATAATGAACAGAAACTGCTAGAACATTTTGTTTTCTATGGTATGGCAGAAGGGCGTAAAGGATGCAGTGATTTTGATGTAATGATATATAAAGACAATAATATTGACTTAGCGGCAACATATGGGGATGATTTTAAAAAATATTATGAGCATTTTATGGAATGTGGACATAACGAAAATCGAATACATAATTAA
- the dhaL gene encoding dihydroxyacetone kinase subunit DhaL has protein sequence MVDSSKVIEIIRAIGFSMEEHKEELTELDQPIGDSDHGINLARGFEAVEKKLPELAGKDIGTILKTVGMTLVSTVGGASGPLYGSAYMKAGMALAGKNEMDQKDFLEMMKAAADAVMQRGKAVAEEATMLDAMLPALKAMEEADAAGASAKDMLDAGVRAAWAGTEHTKDLIATKGRASYVGERGLGHQDPGATSFSYMLEVIAR, from the coding sequence ATGGTAGACAGTAGTAAAGTAATCGAGATTATCAGAGCGATCGGGTTCAGCATGGAAGAGCACAAAGAGGAGCTGACTGAACTGGATCAGCCCATTGGCGATAGCGATCACGGCATTAATCTGGCCCGTGGCTTTGAGGCGGTTGAAAAGAAGCTTCCGGAGCTGGCAGGGAAAGACATCGGAACTATCTTAAAAACAGTCGGAATGACCCTGGTCTCCACCGTTGGCGGAGCCTCCGGTCCGCTCTACGGCTCGGCTTATATGAAGGCCGGTATGGCACTGGCAGGAAAAAACGAGATGGATCAGAAGGATTTCCTGGAGATGATGAAGGCGGCCGCCGACGCCGTGATGCAGCGAGGCAAGGCGGTTGCCGAAGAGGCAACCATGCTGGATGCAATGCTTCCGGCTCTTAAAGCCATGGAGGAAGCTGACGCTGCGGGCGCCTCGGCAAAGGACATGCTTGACGCCGGTGTGCGGGCGGCCTGGGCTGGTACGGAACATACCAAGGATTTGATCGCCACCAAAGGACGGGCCAGTTATGTGGGGGAACGCGGGCTGGGGCATCAGGATCCCGGTGCAACGTCATTTTCCTATATGCTTGAAGTGATTGCCCGGTAG
- the arsD gene encoding arsenite efflux transporter metallochaperone ArsD yields MSKKNKGLFVTWIANWVIFTGRDSKINSMKEGNNFMKTMQIFEPAMCCSTGLCGVGVDPELLRISTVLDTLKKHGITVDRFNLNSAPMEFVHNKIVNDFINDKGPDGLPVTLMDGKIVLAGKYPTNAEFTEWLGLPANLLRKPVEKEQSSDSCCCKGGCC; encoded by the coding sequence ATGTCAAAAAAAAACAAAGGGTTGTTTGTCACATGGATTGCTAACTGGGTTATCTTCACGGGACGCGATTCTAAAATAAATTCAATGAAAGAAGGTAACAACTTTATGAAAACAATGCAAATTTTTGAACCTGCTATGTGCTGCTCGACTGGACTTTGCGGAGTAGGGGTTGACCCAGAACTGCTTCGTATCTCCACTGTACTCGATACGTTGAAAAAGCATGGCATAACTGTTGATCGTTTTAATCTCAACAGTGCACCTATGGAGTTTGTGCATAATAAGATCGTGAATGACTTCATCAACGACAAAGGGCCAGACGGCCTGCCTGTTACCTTGATGGACGGAAAAATCGTCTTAGCTGGAAAATACCCCACAAATGCGGAATTTACAGAGTGGTTGGGCCTTCCTGCCAATCTACTGAGAAAACCAGTGGAAAAAGAGCAGAGTAGCGATAGCTGTTGCTGTAAAGGGGGTTGCTGCTAA
- the dhaM gene encoding dihydroxyacetone kinase phosphoryl donor subunit DhaM, giving the protein MVGIVIVSHSESLAKSVVELTAMMAPDARIAPAGGLDDGSFGTSFEKIHAAIQSVYSDDGVLVLMDMGSAVMTTEMVLETMDGMKVAMVDCPLVEGAVVATIDAVGGMDFDGIQRSLSSVGASKKF; this is encoded by the coding sequence ATGGTTGGGATTGTGATTGTTTCGCACAGTGAGAGTCTGGCAAAAAGTGTTGTAGAGCTTACCGCCATGATGGCACCTGATGCCAGGATCGCACCGGCCGGCGGGTTGGATGACGGCAGTTTCGGTACGAGTTTTGAGAAAATTCATGCAGCCATCCAGTCGGTGTATTCGGATGACGGAGTGCTGGTGCTGATGGATATGGGCAGTGCGGTAATGACGACCGAGATGGTGCTGGAGACGATGGACGGCATGAAAGTGGCGATGGTGGATTGCCCGCTGGTTGAGGGGGCAGTAGTAGCGACGATTGACGCGGTCGGCGGAATGGATTTTGACGGGATTCAGCGGTCACTTTCTTCTGTTGGGGCGTCAAAGAAGTTTTAG
- the ade gene encoding adenine deaminase: protein MKRRYLNLLIDVAAGRKNADLVIKNCKVVNVYTGAVLEKNIALCGGLIAGIGDYEGETEVDANGSYAIPGLIEGHMHIESTFLTPENLGCVLVPHGTTTVIADPHEIVNVCGVNGFEYMIEAAKGTDLDIKNQIPSCVPCTAFEHSGAIIDSDVIEKLTYHEGAFGLGELMNFPGVIFNDEEVIKKIAVAKNADIIIDGHAPGLSGNELNAYVAAGIKTDHECSTVEEMIEKINLGMYIQLRQGSACHNLRPLLKGVTAANSRRCLLCSDDRQPKDIFEKGDLDDHLRICVEEGLDPITAIQMATINPAECYGLTDRGAIAPGLRGDIVLINNLKEFIVEKVFIQGKLVAEKNTYLGKYKSAPIDKVASSVHVKDLTMEKLKLNSKSTNVKIIDIAEGSIVTKMGTAEVALTADGDFIFDENQDIVKIVIVERHQMTGNVAVGLLRGYGIKKGAVAQTIAHDSHNIVAVGVNNDEIMAAIQEIMRINGGATVVEDRKAIESMPLPIGGLMSDKGGEWVAEKLERIQNMLHKDFKVNWGVEPLMTLAFMSLPVIPEVKITDMGLFDVTKFEFTSIEA, encoded by the coding sequence ATGAAAAGAAGATATCTAAATCTATTAATTGATGTTGCTGCAGGCAGAAAAAATGCCGACTTAGTCATTAAAAATTGTAAAGTGGTAAACGTCTACACGGGCGCTGTTTTAGAGAAAAACATCGCACTTTGCGGCGGTTTAATTGCTGGTATTGGCGATTATGAAGGTGAGACAGAGGTCGATGCTAACGGTTCTTATGCGATTCCGGGATTGATTGAAGGTCATATGCATATTGAATCCACCTTTTTAACTCCAGAAAACCTCGGCTGTGTGCTTGTTCCTCACGGTACAACTACTGTTATTGCCGATCCTCATGAGATTGTAAATGTTTGTGGAGTTAACGGATTTGAGTATATGATTGAAGCTGCAAAAGGTACGGATTTAGATATAAAAAATCAAATACCATCGTGTGTTCCTTGCACAGCCTTTGAGCATTCAGGCGCAATTATTGACAGTGATGTCATTGAAAAACTGACTTATCATGAAGGTGCCTTTGGCCTTGGTGAATTAATGAACTTTCCTGGTGTCATCTTCAATGATGAAGAAGTCATAAAGAAAATAGCGGTAGCTAAAAATGCAGATATAATCATTGATGGGCATGCACCAGGGCTTTCTGGTAATGAGTTAAATGCTTACGTTGCGGCAGGCATTAAGACAGATCATGAATGTTCCACTGTTGAGGAAATGATTGAAAAAATTAACTTAGGCATGTATATTCAATTAAGACAAGGTTCTGCCTGTCACAACCTGCGCCCCCTGCTAAAAGGGGTAACAGCAGCAAACAGCCGGCGTTGTCTGCTATGTTCTGATGACCGTCAACCTAAGGATATATTTGAAAAAGGTGATTTAGATGACCATTTGCGGATTTGTGTAGAAGAGGGGCTTGACCCAATAACCGCCATTCAAATGGCTACCATTAATCCTGCGGAATGTTATGGTCTTACCGACAGGGGAGCAATTGCTCCCGGCTTAAGAGGGGACATTGTTCTTATAAATAATCTGAAGGAATTTATTGTAGAAAAAGTATTTATCCAAGGAAAGCTGGTAGCAGAGAAAAATACTTATCTTGGGAAATACAAAAGTGCACCAATTGATAAGGTGGCCAGTAGTGTCCATGTAAAAGATTTGACCATGGAAAAGCTCAAATTGAACTCTAAGTCCACAAACGTTAAGATCATTGATATTGCAGAAGGCAGCATTGTAACAAAAATGGGAACTGCAGAGGTTGCACTAACTGCTGACGGCGATTTTATCTTTGATGAAAATCAAGATATTGTTAAAATTGTAATTGTAGAGCGGCATCAGATGACCGGTAATGTAGCAGTAGGTCTTCTTCGTGGATATGGAATCAAGAAAGGAGCCGTCGCTCAAACGATCGCTCATGATTCCCATAACATCGTAGCTGTAGGTGTGAATAATGATGAAATCATGGCAGCGATTCAGGAGATTATGAGAATAAATGGCGGTGCGACTGTGGTGGAAGACAGAAAAGCAATTGAAAGCATGCCTCTGCCAATTGGCGGTCTGATGTCAGATAAGGGTGGTGAATGGGTCGCTGAGAAGCTTGAGCGCATTCAGAATATGCTACATAAAGATTTTAAGGTAAATTGGGGCGTAGAACCTTTAATGACCCTTGCCTTTATGTCTCTGCCGGTTATCCCAGAGGTTAAAATTACAGATATGGGACTTTTTGATGTAACGAAGTTTGAGTTTACTTCAATAGAAGCGTAA
- a CDS encoding thioredoxin family protein yields the protein MIDLSRIPKTSSLIDEALREQLNGIFSKMPEPVVLKAVVDMEQEKDSEMASFLHVISELGEQLRVELYTPAEAAAQVPELDTAYLPVTGLYKDGEYRRITFHGVPGGKEINSFVLAVLNLSGGGQEVPEKLKKRIGKLKKKANIKICVSLSCHHCPAVVAACQQIAILNPGIEAEMIDAALYPELVEKFNISRVPMMITNDRDTYMGSKTIEEIVNLLKF from the coding sequence ATGATTGATTTGTCAAGGATACCAAAGACAAGCAGCCTGATCGACGAAGCGTTAAGGGAGCAGCTAAACGGCATTTTTTCCAAGATGCCGGAACCGGTAGTGCTAAAGGCTGTGGTTGATATGGAACAGGAAAAGGATTCCGAGATGGCATCATTTCTGCATGTTATTTCGGAGCTGGGGGAGCAGTTACGTGTGGAACTCTACACCCCAGCGGAGGCAGCCGCCCAGGTTCCTGAGCTCGATACGGCTTATCTGCCGGTAACCGGGCTTTACAAGGACGGCGAATACCGGCGGATAACCTTTCACGGGGTGCCCGGGGGAAAGGAGATCAACTCCTTTGTTCTTGCTGTCCTGAATCTGTCGGGAGGCGGTCAGGAAGTACCGGAAAAGTTAAAAAAACGCATTGGTAAGTTGAAGAAAAAAGCGAATATCAAGATCTGTGTGTCCCTGTCATGCCATCACTGCCCGGCAGTGGTAGCGGCATGTCAGCAAATCGCTATTTTAAACCCAGGCATTGAGGCCGAAATGATTGACGCGGCTCTTTACCCGGAGCTGGTGGAAAAATTCAACATTTCAAGAGTGCCTATGATGATCACCAATGACCGTGATACTTATATGGGAAGTAAAACGATTGAGGAAATTGTTAATTTGTTAAAATTTTAA
- the glpK gene encoding glycerol kinase GlpK yields MAKYVMALDAGTTSNRCILFNEKGEMCSVAQKEFTQYFPKPGWVEHDANEIWSTQLGVAVEAMSKIGAGAEDIAAIGITNQRETTIVWDKKTGEPVYHAIVWQCRRTSEYCDSLKEKGLVDSFRAKTGLVIDAYFSGTKLKWILDEVEGARERAERGELLFGTVETWLIWKLTKGAVHVTDYSNASRTMLFNINTLEWDEEILAELNIPKCMLPEAKPSSCVYGETEPQFLGGVIPIGGAAGDQQAALFGQTCYNPGEAKNTYGTGCFMLMNTGEKPVFSKNGLVTTIAWGLDGKVNYALEGSIFVAGAAIQWLRDELKIIDSAPDSEYMARKVKDTNGCYVVPAFTGLGAPHWDQYARGTIVGLTRGVNKYHIIRSTLDSLCYQVNDVLQAMKADSGIALAALKVDGGASANNYLMQTQADIINAPVHRPQCVETTAMGAAYLAGLAVGYWATKEDVVKNWAIDRQFQPEIGEEQRTKRIRGWNKAVKYAYGWSKED; encoded by the coding sequence ATGGCAAAGTATGTAATGGCATTGGATGCGGGGACAACAAGTAATCGCTGTATTCTCTTCAATGAAAAGGGAGAGATGTGCAGTGTTGCTCAGAAGGAATTTACACAGTACTTCCCGAAACCCGGCTGGGTTGAGCACGATGCGAATGAGATTTGGTCCACCCAGTTGGGCGTTGCGGTAGAAGCAATGTCAAAGATCGGTGCGGGGGCCGAAGATATTGCGGCAATCGGTATTACAAACCAGCGTGAAACTACGATTGTATGGGATAAGAAGACCGGTGAGCCGGTATATCACGCAATCGTATGGCAATGCCGGAGAACTTCAGAATATTGTGACTCCTTAAAAGAAAAGGGTCTGGTTGACTCATTCCGTGCCAAGACCGGTCTGGTAATCGACGCATATTTTTCCGGAACCAAGCTGAAATGGATCCTGGATGAAGTGGAAGGTGCCAGGGAGCGTGCAGAAAGAGGCGAGCTTCTGTTTGGTACCGTGGAAACCTGGCTGATCTGGAAGCTGACCAAGGGGGCCGTGCATGTCACCGATTACTCCAACGCGTCCCGGACCATGCTGTTTAATATCAATACCCTGGAATGGGACGAGGAAATTCTGGCGGAACTGAACATTCCAAAATGTATGCTTCCGGAAGCCAAACCGTCAAGCTGCGTATATGGAGAGACAGAGCCCCAATTCCTGGGCGGTGTGATTCCGATCGGCGGTGCGGCAGGAGACCAGCAGGCTGCACTATTCGGCCAGACCTGTTACAATCCGGGAGAGGCAAAGAATACATACGGAACCGGATGCTTCATGCTGATGAATACCGGAGAGAAGCCTGTCTTCTCAAAGAATGGGCTGGTTACTACCATTGCCTGGGGCTTAGATGGCAAAGTCAATTATGCTCTGGAAGGTTCCATATTCGTGGCCGGTGCGGCTATTCAGTGGCTGCGTGACGAGCTGAAAATCATTGACTCTGCACCTGATTCCGAATATATGGCAAGGAAAGTAAAAGATACCAACGGCTGTTACGTAGTACCGGCATTTACCGGTCTGGGAGCACCTCACTGGGATCAGTATGCACGGGGAACGATTGTGGGCCTGACCCGCGGTGTCAATAAATATCATATTATCCGGTCCACTCTGGATTCACTCTGCTATCAGGTCAATGATGTCCTGCAGGCGATGAAAGCGGATTCCGGGATTGCGCTAGCTGCTCTTAAAGTCGACGGCGGTGCCAGTGCCAACAACTATCTGATGCAGACTCAGGCTGATATTATCAACGCCCCGGTCCACCGTCCGCAGTGTGTGGAGACAACGGCGATGGGAGCCGCTTATCTGGCGGGTCTGGCAGTTGGCTACTGGGCCACCAAGGAAGATGTGGTCAAGAACTGGGCAATCGACAGACAGTTCCAGCCTGAAATCGGGGAAGAGCAGAGAACGAAGAGGATCCGCGGTTGGAATAAGGCAGTTAAATATGCTTATGGCTGGTCTAAGGAAGACTAA
- a CDS encoding Zn-dependent hydrolase → MIQCNYERMEDKIKTFSRFGNTGRGGITRFSLSEEALAARKEFVKRMEAIGASIATDDMANIYATIDGTEDLPAIVSGSHMDSVRQGGNYDGILGVLTAMEVAETIVKEKIPHRHPITVIVWTNEEGARFEPAMMSSGVICGKFDKETMLASQAKDIPGYTFGEALEKSGFKGREENRLDPSKTKALVELHIEQGPVLEAEGVDIGVVEGVCGMINYEFTFTGQAGHAGTTPMKYRKDALYAAVKTIQYLHDELDQLDGKLVYTTGKISAHPNIHTIIPDEVKITLDARHQDPEVIRQVLAVIKKIPSVVEQCKVSYEEAWSRKTVSFTAELVDYVEMSAQECGYSNRRIYSGPGHDAQFAIDMVPTTMIFVPSVGGHSHCEIEYTPVENCLKGANVLLNTILHIDKEH, encoded by the coding sequence ATGATTCAGTGCAATTATGAAAGAATGGAAGATAAGATTAAAACTTTCAGCCGGTTTGGAAATACGGGAAGGGGTGGAATTACCAGATTTTCCTTATCGGAAGAAGCCTTAGCCGCAAGAAAAGAATTCGTAAAGCGCATGGAGGCAATTGGTGCCTCCATTGCAACAGACGATATGGCAAATATATATGCAACCATTGACGGAACAGAAGATTTGCCTGCCATAGTCTCAGGTTCTCATATGGATTCCGTACGGCAGGGCGGAAATTATGATGGGATTCTGGGTGTTTTAACCGCAATGGAAGTGGCAGAAACCATAGTAAAAGAAAAAATACCTCACAGGCATCCAATTACGGTTATTGTATGGACCAACGAAGAAGGAGCCAGATTTGAACCGGCAATGATGTCTTCCGGTGTTATTTGCGGAAAATTTGACAAGGAAACCATGCTGGCTTCACAGGCAAAAGACATTCCAGGATATACGTTCGGAGAGGCTTTGGAAAAAAGCGGTTTTAAAGGAAGGGAAGAAAACCGGCTGGATCCGTCTAAAACAAAGGCTTTGGTGGAACTGCATATTGAACAGGGCCCGGTACTGGAAGCAGAAGGGGTAGATATTGGAGTGGTAGAAGGTGTCTGCGGCATGATCAATTACGAATTTACTTTTACCGGACAGGCAGGCCACGCCGGAACAACGCCTATGAAATACCGTAAGGATGCTCTTTATGCAGCAGTAAAAACCATTCAATATCTCCATGATGAGCTGGACCAGTTAGATGGCAAACTGGTTTATACCACAGGAAAGATTTCTGCCCATCCGAACATTCATACCATAATACCGGATGAAGTAAAAATCACCCTGGATGCAAGACATCAGGATCCTGAAGTGATCAGGCAGGTACTTGCAGTAATTAAAAAAATTCCAAGCGTTGTGGAGCAATGCAAAGTGAGCTATGAGGAAGCATGGTCACGTAAGACCGTAAGCTTTACTGCCGAACTGGTTGATTATGTAGAAATGAGCGCACAGGAATGCGGCTATTCCAATCGGAGAATCTACAGCGGCCCTGGCCATGATGCGCAGTTTGCTATAGATATGGTTCCCACTACCATGATATTTGTGCCAAGTGTAGGAGGCCATAGTCATTGTGAGATCGAATATACTCCAGTAGAAAACTGCTTAAAAGGGGCTAATGTACTGCTAAATACAATTTTGCATATTGATAAGGAGCATTAA
- the dhaK gene encoding dihydroxyacetone kinase subunit DhaK: MKKFINDAALVEEQMILGMVKAYPQYLKKLDCGNVVVRAHKKEGKVALISGGGSGHEPAHGGFVGKGMLDAAVAGAVFTSPTPDQIYEGIKAIATDAGVLMVVKNYTGDVMNFEMAAEMAEMEGIQVKYVVTNDDVAVKDSLYTVGRRGVAGTVFVHKIAGAMAEQGASLNDVQAVAQKVIDQVRTMGAAIEPCTVPAAGKPGFELADNEMEVGIGIHGEPGTHREPLKPADEIVDLLLTQILADIDYTGSEVAVMINGAGATPLMELFIINNHVADVLKEKNIHVYKTFVGEYMTSIEMQGFSISLLRLDDQLKELLDAPADTPAWR; the protein is encoded by the coding sequence ATGAAAAAATTCATCAATGATGCGGCACTGGTTGAGGAACAGATGATCCTGGGAATGGTAAAGGCATATCCTCAGTATCTGAAGAAGCTGGACTGCGGTAATGTGGTAGTGCGTGCCCATAAGAAAGAAGGCAAGGTTGCATTAATCAGCGGCGGCGGCAGCGGTCATGAACCAGCTCACGGCGGTTTTGTGGGCAAGGGTATGCTGGATGCGGCAGTTGCCGGAGCGGTCTTTACCTCGCCTACTCCTGATCAGATCTATGAAGGTATTAAGGCAATCGCTACGGATGCCGGTGTGTTAATGGTAGTCAAAAACTATACCGGCGATGTAATGAACTTCGAGATGGCTGCCGAAATGGCGGAAATGGAAGGCATTCAGGTAAAATACGTGGTGACGAACGACGATGTGGCCGTTAAGGACAGCCTGTATACGGTTGGCCGCCGGGGCGTGGCCGGCACCGTTTTTGTGCATAAAATTGCCGGTGCAATGGCTGAGCAGGGTGCTTCCCTGAATGATGTACAGGCCGTGGCACAAAAGGTAATTGACCAGGTCCGCACCATGGGTGCGGCGATTGAGCCGTGTACAGTGCCAGCAGCAGGAAAACCCGGATTTGAACTGGCGGATAATGAAATGGAAGTCGGCATCGGCATCCACGGTGAGCCAGGAACCCACCGGGAACCGCTGAAACCGGCGGATGAGATTGTGGATCTCCTTTTGACGCAAATTCTTGCCGATATTGATTACACCGGCAGTGAAGTGGCAGTTATGATCAACGGCGCCGGAGCGACACCGCTGATGGAACTGTTTATCATCAATAACCATGTCGCAGATGTCCTGAAAGAAAAGAATATTCATGTGTATAAAACCTTTGTCGGTGAATATATGACTTCTATTGAGATGCAGGGCTTTTCCATTTCGCTGCTCCGTTTGGATGATCAGTTGAAGGAGCTTTTAGACGCCCCAGCCGATACACCGGCATGGCGATAA